The genomic window CTGCGTATACACGGAAGAAGCACAAACGACCTACATACGGGTCGGTAGCGATCTTAAATGCCAACGCCGTCAATGGCTCCTCGAACAAAGGTTTACGAGTGATTATTTTATCAGGATCTGAAGGATCCGTACCCTCGATAGCCGGAGTATCTTCAGGAGAAGGCAAAAACGCGCAAACTGCATCCAATAAAGTCTGTACACCTTTGTTCTTGAAAGAAGAACCACAAGTCATCGGGTTGATCTGCATAGCCAACGTACCCTTGCGGATAGCAACCATGATCTCCTCTTCCGTGATCGTAGAAGGATCATCGAAGTATTTCTCCATGATAGCGTCGTCGCACTCAGCCAAAGCCTCAAGCATCTTGTCGCGCCACTCCTCAGCCTCAGCTTGCAAGTCTGCCGGGATCTCCTCTACGCTATACTCGGCACCCATAGTCTCATCGTGCCAGAAGATAGCCTTCATCTTGATCAAGTCGACAACACCCTTGAAAGTCTCCTCAGCTCCGATAGGGATCTGGATCGGACAAGGATTAGCTCCTAATACGTCCTTCAATTGGCGTACTACCTCATAGTAGTTAGCACCCGAGCGGTCCATCTTGTTAACGTAACCGATACGAGGTACATTATATTTATCAGCCTGACGCCATACAGTCTCAGACTGGGGCTCAACACCACCTACGGCACAGAATGTAGCAACAGCACCATCCAATACACGAAGAGAACGTTCAACCTCAACCGTGAAGTCAACGTGTCCCGGAGTGTCAATCAAGTTGATTTTATAACGGTTGCCCAAATAGTTCCAGAATGTAGTCGTAGCAGCGGAAGTAATCGTGATACCACGCTCCTGCTCCTGCGCCATCCAGTCCATTGTAGCAGTACCATCATGAGTCTCACCGATCTTGTGTGTCAAACCTGTGTAAAACAAGATACGTTCAGAAGTCGTTGTCTTACCAGCGTCAATGTGAGCCATGATACCGATGTTCCTAGTGAACATCAATTGCTTATCGTTGTTTGCCATATTCTTTTTATTGCCTTAAAAATTAAAATCTGAAGTGAGCGAACGCACGGTTAGCCTCAGCCATACGGTGCATATCTTCTTTTCTTTTGAATGCGCCACCTTGGTTATTGAAAGCATCTACAATCTCTGCAGACAACTTGTCAGCCATAGTCTTACCTCCACGTTTACGAGCGAAGATAATAAGGTTCTTCATAGAAATTGACTCTTTACGATCCGGGCGGATTTCAGTAGGGACTTGGAATGTAGCACCACCTACACGGCGTGACTTAACTTCGACTTGAGGAGTAATGTTATCAAGCGCAGCTTTCCAAATTTCGAGAGCGGACTTTTCCTCGTTAGGCAATTTGCCCTTAACGGTTTCCAAAGCGGAATAGAAAATTTCGAAGGCAGTATTTTTCTTGCCATCATACATCAAATGGTTAACGAATCTCGTAACCTTTACATCACCGAAAACAGGATCCGGAAGGATCTGTCTTTTCTTTGGTTTTGCTTTTCTCATTTTGTTTTCAAAAATTTGTTCTTGTCGTTGGTTGCCTTTAATTTGTCTTCAACGGTTCCGCTGAACCATTTACTCAACCTTATAGCCTATCCAAATAACTCAAACCTGTTTTAATACTTAAATTTAAATCTCAGTTTGAAGGCATGTAATTAATTACTTCTTCTTACCTTTTGCGGCAGCTGCTGCTTGACCCGGTTTCGGACGCTTAGCTCCATATTTGGAACGTCTTTGCGTACGGCCGTTAACACCCGCTGTATCCAACGTACCACGTACGATGTGATAACGCACACCCGGAAGGTCCTTTACACGACCACCACGTACCAATACGATAGAGTGCTCTTGCAAGTTGTGTCCTTCTCCCGGAATATAGGAGTTAACTTCCTTACCATTTGTCAAACGTACTCTCGCTACTTTACGCATTGCAGAGTTAGGTTTCTTCGGAGTCGTAGTGTAAACACGTACGCAAACGCCACGTCTTTGAGGACAAGCGTCCAATGCGGGTGATTTACCCTTCTCCACCAAAGTTTCCCTTCCTTTTCTAACTAATTGCTGAATTGTAGGCATTTCTTTCTTTTTTTAAACTTTGAATGTGTTATTATTATTTATCTAATCTTTTCCTATTTCGAGCCGCAAAGTTACGCATTATTTTCGGACAATCAATAAGTTGTGCCTGTTTTTTTCGTATACTCCGCACTAAAAACGGTGCAAAGGTACATATTTGTTCCCGTTTGGCAAGGTAGGCCCTAGCCGTATTTATTAATATTTAACATTCACTATCTCTATTTACCTCACTGGCACGTAAAGCGACTGGTGGCGGGTGCCGATATCACGCAATTTACCCGCCTCGACAAATTGATGCAGGCGGCGGCTGGCCGTACTGCTCGTCAGGCCGCAAAGCCGCTGGAAGGCGACACGGGTCATATATTCATGCTCGGCAAAATAACTCGCGAGCAATTGGTCGATACGATCAGGCTCCAATTGGCGGGAATGGGATTTGTACTTGGCTCGTTCCAGCGTCATCGTCTTCAAGCTATCTTTCAGCTCTACCTCGGGACGGAAAGCCACGGACTTGAAACGGATGGACTCCGCACGTATCTCGTGCGTGGATTGTACGGCCGGGCATTGCAACGTGACTTGCAAATACCCCAACCCATCGATATGTACACGTTTTCCTTCACGCAAATATTCCGCTGTCACCTCGCTTAAAGAGATAAGCACGGCGGCTACGTCTGCCGGCGTGACGGTACACCGTCCATGGATACGTTTGGCCAGATCATCCGTATCGATCGTGCCGGATGATACGATACGTGCGTGAAAACGAGGACGCTTCGTGCTGTCCTTCGATACCGGAGTCTTGTAAAAGTCATATTTTGCTGCCATATATCTAGTATGAGATTAAAAGGTTATTCATCGAAACATCGTATGCTATTAGTCATTTCACAAGGGTGATATGATCTTTTCACCTATGTGAAACGATCGTTTCATGATTGTGATACGTTCTTTTCACATAGGTGAAAAGATTATAAGCACTTAACAAAGGTACTACATCCATACCACTTAAACAATAGTTTTCCCTAGTATTTCGCACAGATTACTTTTATTTCAAATGACAATATAAACATTTGGAAAACCGCAAGTTAACAGCTTATATCCGCAAAATGAAACAGTAAAAACAACCTCTAAAACATAGCGTCATGAAAACTGTATTGGATTTTTTAGGCCAATTATGGCTTCGCTTCTTAAAACCGGACGGGTCGATCACCGTACCACACCCAAACGAAGGTAAAGCGAAACGATCGAGCAACAGCAACTCTATCCTTCAAAAGAGTCTGGAGACTTTCCTCCAAGAACGGATCGAATTCCACTTCAACTTGTTGAGCGAGGAGACTGAATATCGATACAAACAATTGGAAACGGATCGCTTCTATCCGGTGACGCAACGTGACCTAAATAGCATTTGCATGGAGGCAAGACGGACGGGGATCGATTGCAGGGATCGGGATGTGAATCGTTTCGTATATTCAAAAGAAGTAAAAGAGTATCATCCTTTCCGGCAATATATGGAGTGGTTACCCGAATGGGACGGGAAAGACCGGGTAAGCGATCTGGCACGACGGGTCTCCTCAGAACCGTTATGGGTGGAGGGGTTTCATCGCTGGATGCTCGCCTTGGCCTCGCAATGGATGGGTTCGGACCGAATGCACGCAAATAGCTTGGCTCCCATTTTAGTCAGCGAGCGTCAAGGATGTCAGAAGTCTACCTTTTGCAAGTCGCTGATGCCTTCTTCGCTAGTCCGCTATTACACGGATAGCGTAGACCTTAGCGCCTCGACGCAAATGGAGCAGAAGCTTGGATTGTTCGGACTCATCAACCTCGATGAGTTCGACCGGTTGCCCGACCGTAAAATGGCTTTACTGAAAAATTGGATGCAGATGGCCGGAATGAACGTACGCAAGGCACACGCCAAGCATTCCCCCCCTACCCCGCCTAGCCTCATTTATTGGCACTACGAACCAGAAGAACCTATTAAGCGACCCCACGGGAAGCCGCCGTTTCCTATGCGTGGAGGTGCAAAGCAAGATTAATTGCGAAGGTATCGAGCATGATCAAATCTACGCCCAGCTGAAAAACGAGTTACAAAAAGGAGAGCGCCATTGGTTCACCTCCGCAAAGGAGGAGGCGATCATGCGATCGAATGAGGCTTTCTATAAACGTCCGATCGAGGAAGATGTGTTCCACGCCTGCTTCCGGGCCGCATGTCCAGGAAACCTAAATGTAAATGCAGCCGTGAAACCTATGTCATCGAAATCATCCCTAGCACTTAAATCTTCTCTCCAGCTCCTCATCTGTCAGCATGGAGATAATCGTCTTTCCATCCGGGGTCAGGTTCGAGTCCGAACAAGAGAACAGGGAGGCGATCAGATGATCCATCTCTTCCAAGGATAAGGATTTGCCGGGACGGATAGCGGCGGCTTTGGCTAAAGACAAGGCGATGGCCTCGCAGATTTTCTCATGCACTGCGCATCCGGTCTCGATCGCCCGGTCCACGATATCCTTTACCAAATTTACCGGATCAAGGTTCTCTATACCGGCGGGCAGGCCATTGATCGCGTAATTGTCATTTCCCAGATTGCTCAGATCAAAGCCGACGAAGCACAAATCCTCCAATAAGGAAGGCAGTACAGCCGCCTCGGCAGCGGTAAACTCTACGATCTCCGGGAATAAGACTTGTTGGGATACACCTTGTTGCTGACGGATATTCGACAGGTATTGGTCAAACAAGATACGCACATGCGCACGATGCTGGTCAATAATCGCCAGACCCGATTTCAAGGATGTCACGATATATCGCCCTTTATATTGATAGCAAGGATTGCTTACCTCCGTAAACAGTTTTTCCGGATCCGAAGCCTCGGCCGGCAATTCCTCGATCGGGGCATCCTCGAAAGTCTCGGACTCCCGTTGGACAGCCACTCGGTCGTTCTCAAACCCTTGATATAATTTAGACCAATCGAATTCCGGTTTTTTATAGGAAGTAGTGTCAAACGGATTATAACTGGAATCCACTTGCACTTTCGGGGCCTTATAAGTACTAGGCTCACTTTTCTTGACCGGGTTGTAAACAGGAATATCGATCGCGTCCTCCACATCGAAATCAATCGTAGGGATAGCGCTCGATTTAGCCAACGCCTCCCGGGTAGCGGCCATCAAGATCTGCCAGATCGGTTGCTCGTTCTCAAACTTAATCTCCGTCTTTGTCGGATGGATATTGACATCGATCGAGGAGGGATCCAACGTGAAATAAACAAAATAATTCGGCATATCCCCGGCAGGAATCAATTGCTCATAGGCCTGCATGATCGCCTTATGGAAATAAGGATGCTTCATATAACGACCATTCACAAAAAAAAACTGCAATGCCCCTCGCTTCTTCGCCGAGTCCGGACGCCCCACGAAACCGGAAATAGTCACCATGGAACTTTGGGCATCCAGAGAGAGCAACTTCTGGTTTAAACTCTTACCATATATATTAATGATGCGCTGACGTAACCCCGACTCGGGCAGATTGAATATCTCCGCATCATTATGATAAAGAGACATACCCACCTGCGGATTCACCAAGGCGATTCGCTCGAACTCATTGATGATATTCCGGAATTCCGTCTCATTCGACTTCAAGAATTTCCGGCGGGCGGGAACATTAAAGAAAAGATTCTTTACCGAGAAGATACTTCCCTCGTTACAAGCCTCCGGCTCGATACTCTCCAGATTGGAACCCGCGATGGATAGGCAAGTGCCAAGCTCGGTCCCTCTAGCCCGGGTACGCAACTCTATATGGGCGACAGCGGCGATAGAGGCCAATGCCTCACCTCGGAAACCCATCGTATGCAAAGAGAATAAATCCTCGGCCGTAGAAATCTTAGAAGTAGCGTGCCGCTCAAAAGCCATGCGAGCATCCGTCTCGGACATACCTTTCCCGTCATCGATCACCTGTATCAATGTCTTACCCGCATCCTTAATGTTCACTTGGATATTGGAAGCGCCAGCGTCCACCGCATTCTCGACCAACTCTTTAACGACAGAGGCCGGACGTTGAATCACCTCTCCCGCCGCGATTTGATTGGCGATATGGTCCGGAAGTAAATGAATGATATCGCTCATTACCAGAACAAATACCAAAAGAAAGCAGCCAAGACCGCCAAGGCCACCGCCAGTTTCACATTCTTATACCTACGAGCCCGGGAATCCTCGCCTCGCCCCACGCTTTTCTTCAGATGCGAGGTACCTTCAATGAAAGTTCCCTTGATATGCGGCTTATATTCCTCCAACGGCTCCTCTACACCCATTTCACGTTTGACCTTGCTTATACGTTCCTCCAAGGCTTCCTTATGGGGGTCCCAATAAATAGGCTTATGATCAAATTGACGCGGCTTGCGCATGTTATAAAACGAGAAAAGTGCCATAGCTTTACCTATTAATTATGAATACGACGCTAATGTACGAATTTATTGCTTCTTTTCGGAGCATCTTGAGCTTTTCTTTTCACGACCTGATAAATATCATCCTTGTCTTTAGGACGGATATAATCAAACCAATAAAAGTCTTTCAAGTATTTCTGGTCGGGCTTCAAATCAGGAATAGGGGTCATCGTACCTGTTGGAGTCGGCCAGATTTTCAGTTTATCCAACTTATTGTCTTTTAGCCAGATCGTAAGGAAACCGCTTTTGGTCTCGTTCATGCCGACCATCGAACCGTCCTTCTCCAAGGGGAAAAATATAGATTCGGCGTTGCCCGACACATCGATCTGATTCACGACCTGTCCCTCGAAATAAGCCTTCAAGTCATTTCCCTTTAATTGATTGAATGCGGTAGAATCGATTTGCTGTATTGCGAAAGCGAATTGCTTCACGTGAGCGAAATCGATCGAGCTATCATTCATAAATATCAAGATCGTATCCCCATAGATCTGATACTGTTCATTCCAAACGATAGGGTCCGTATACATATATAATATAGAGTCTCTTGTATTAAACTGCATCGAATCGCAAACACCTTGCATATCCGTCCGATAGAAACGGACGCCGTAATAAGCTTTTACTTCCCGGTAAAGGGAGTCCACCGTAGTCATCTTCAAGGTATCACCATGCAGAAACAATGTATCCCCTTGGCTGAATTCCAAGAAACGGGCGCTATCCGTAGCGAAAGCATACTCGCTCTTCTCATTGTAAAAGCCATATTGGCCTTCCAGCATGACATGCTGCGCCGTGTCTTGCAGACTCATATTACCGAACGCTTCCCCAAAACCCAGTTCCCGGTTGTAGGCGATAGAGTCGCCCGTCAAGATACGGTCGCCGGAAACCACCTGAGAACGATCCAATAGCAAAGAGGTATTATTCACGGTATCGTACCAACCTCTGGAAGAATAGATCGTGCCGCTATCCGAGACGATTATGGATGGTCCGAGGATCGTGGCGATCTTCGAGTCCGTATTATAATGCAAGGTATCGGAATACAACGTGAATTGCTCATTCTCCAGACGGACGCTATCATTGAAGATAGCCAATTTCGTACTAGGCGAATATTGCCCATAAAAAGAAGAGAGCTGATTCAAGGAATCGACAATCAGACCTCCGTCGAAATAATATCCGATATCCGGGATTCGCTCATAGTTCAAGCTATCCGTAAACAGGGTAACCTGCCCATTCTCCATGCGGACATTCTCCCGCAAATAAGCGATCTGGGTATTTCCATCGTAAAACAGGTAATTTCCATACACGAACAAGGTATCCCCTTGTTCCATCCGGACATTACTAAACGCTTCCAAGGAATTGGTCTGCTCAAAGAAATATGCGCTATCGCAATACATATACGAACTATCATGGCGAAAACAAACATCACCATTCAGTACTTGAGCCTCGGCGTTCCTCTCCTTATCGAACGAAAGCGTATTCGCATGCTCCAAAAAGACCTTCGTCTTCTTGGGAGCGACACTATCTTTGGCGGCTACCACCGTGCTATCTTGCGTTTGCGCAAATACGCCAACCGATAAAGCACACGATAAGAGCGCTAGAAATAACCTGTTAATTAGTCTCATTCCTTAATCCAACCCGGATATTTGAAATCACAATTCCTCCAACCGTCACTAATACGCACGTAGGTTGATTTTTGTTTCTTCGTGATCCAGTCGTTCAATAATTCCTCACGTTTCTTAGCCTCTACGATCGCTTTCAAAGCTTGGAAGTCATCGGCCAAATTCGCCTTATGTCCTTCCGTCCGAGCTTTCAGCTTAACAATAGCTACTACCTCTTTCTGCTTGTTCGTCAACATGGTAAAAGGCTTGGAGATCTCTCCGACTTTCATGCCATATACCACCTTACCGATTTCCTGCGGAAGTTCTTGCATCTCGAACTTAGGGGTTCCCATATTGCTGCTCTCGTAATCTTGGTTTACCATCAAACCCTTATTATTACGTGTATCCTTGTCATAAGAGACGAATGTAGCGGCTTCCTCAAACGTGAACTTATTCGCCTGCAAATCATTGTACAATGAATCCAGACGAGTGGTAGCATCCGCCAACTCCTTATCGGAAACCTTCGGTTTCAATAAGATATGGCGGCAGTTGATACGGTCTCCACGCTTCTCGATCAATTGGATGATATGGTAACCATACTCCGTCTGTACGATCTGGGAGACACGTTTCGGGTCTTTCAAGTTGAAC from Parabacteroides distasonis ATCC 8503 includes these protein-coding regions:
- a CDS encoding OstA-like protein — translated: MRLINRLFLALLSCALSVGVFAQTQDSTVVAAKDSVAPKKTKVFLEHANTLSFDKERNAEAQVLNGDVCFRHDSSYMYCDSAYFFEQTNSLEAFSNVRMEQGDTLFVYGNYLFYDGNTQIAYLRENVRMENGQVTLFTDSLNYERIPDIGYYFDGGLIVDSLNQLSSFYGQYSPSTKLAIFNDSVRLENEQFTLYSDTLHYNTDSKIATILGPSIIVSDSGTIYSSRGWYDTVNNTSLLLDRSQVVSGDRILTGDSIAYNRELGFGEAFGNMSLQDTAQHVMLEGQYGFYNEKSEYAFATDSARFLEFSQGDTLFLHGDTLKMTTVDSLYREVKAYYGVRFYRTDMQGVCDSMQFNTRDSILYMYTDPIVWNEQYQIYGDTILIFMNDSSIDFAHVKQFAFAIQQIDSTAFNQLKGNDLKAYFEGQVVNQIDVSGNAESIFFPLEKDGSMVGMNETKSGFLTIWLKDNKLDKLKIWPTPTGTMTPIPDLKPDQKYLKDFYWFDYIRPKDKDDIYQVVKRKAQDAPKRSNKFVH
- the rpsL gene encoding 30S ribosomal protein S12, with the protein product MPTIQQLVRKGRETLVEKGKSPALDACPQRRGVCVRVYTTTPKKPNSAMRKVARVRLTNGKEVNSYIPGEGHNLQEHSIVLVRGGRVKDLPGVRYHIVRGTLDTAGVNGRTQRRSKYGAKRPKPGQAAAAAKGKKK
- a CDS encoding HU family DNA-binding protein: MAAKYDFYKTPVSKDSTKRPRFHARIVSSGTIDTDDLAKRIHGRCTVTPADVAAVLISLSEVTAEYLREGKRVHIDGLGYLQVTLQCPAVQSTHEIRAESIRFKSVAFRPEVELKDSLKTMTLERAKYKSHSRQLEPDRIDQLLASYFAEHEYMTRVAFQRLCGLTSSTASRRLHQFVEAGKLRDIGTRHQSLYVPVR
- the mutL gene encoding DNA mismatch repair endonuclease MutL; this translates as MSDIIHLLPDHIANQIAAGEVIQRPASVVKELVENAVDAGASNIQVNIKDAGKTLIQVIDDGKGMSETDARMAFERHATSKISTAEDLFSLHTMGFRGEALASIAAVAHIELRTRARGTELGTCLSIAGSNLESIEPEACNEGSIFSVKNLFFNVPARRKFLKSNETEFRNIINEFERIALVNPQVGMSLYHNDAEIFNLPESGLRQRIINIYGKSLNQKLLSLDAQSSMVTISGFVGRPDSAKKRGALQFFFVNGRYMKHPYFHKAIMQAYEQLIPAGDMPNYFVYFTLDPSSIDVNIHPTKTEIKFENEQPIWQILMAATREALAKSSAIPTIDFDVEDAIDIPVYNPVKKSEPSTYKAPKVQVDSSYNPFDTTSYKKPEFDWSKLYQGFENDRVAVQRESETFEDAPIEELPAEASDPEKLFTEVSNPCYQYKGRYIVTSLKSGLAIIDQHRAHVRILFDQYLSNIRQQQGVSQQVLFPEIVEFTAAEAAVLPSLLEDLCFVGFDLSNLGNDNYAINGLPAGIENLDPVNLVKDIVDRAIETGCAVHEKICEAIALSLAKAAAIRPGKSLSLEEMDHLIASLFSCSDSNLTPDGKTIISMLTDEELERRFKC
- a CDS encoding VapE domain-containing protein, encoding MKTVLDFLGQLWLRFLKPDGSITVPHPNEGKAKRSSNSNSILQKSLETFLQERIEFHFNLLSEETEYRYKQLETDRFYPVTQRDLNSICMEARRTGIDCRDRDVNRFVYSKEVKEYHPFRQYMEWLPEWDGKDRVSDLARRVSSEPLWVEGFHRWMLALASQWMGSDRMHANSLAPILVSERQGCQKSTFCKSLMPSSLVRYYTDSVDLSASTQMEQKLGLFGLINLDEFDRLPDRKMALLKNWMQMAGMNVRKAHAKHSPPTPPSLIYWHYEPEEPIKRPHGKPPFPMRGGAKQD
- the rpsG gene encoding 30S ribosomal protein S7 yields the protein MRKAKPKKRQILPDPVFGDVKVTRFVNHLMYDGKKNTAFEIFYSALETVKGKLPNEEKSALEIWKAALDNITPQVEVKSRRVGGATFQVPTEIRPDRKESISMKNLIIFARKRGGKTMADKLSAEIVDAFNNQGGAFKRKEDMHRMAEANRAFAHFRF